The Streptomyces sp. NBC_01255 genome window below encodes:
- the pheA gene encoding prephenate dehydratase — protein sequence MSATRFTYLGPEGTFTEAALRTLPEAATRELVPMLSVPAALDAVRNGEAAAALVPIENSVEGGVTATLDELASGEPLMIYREVLLPIAFALLVRPGTKLSEIKTVTGHPVAQPQVRNWLRAHLPDALWESAASNADGARLVQEGRFDAAFAGEFAAVTYGLEPLVKEIHDAENAETRFVLVGRPARPAAPTGADKTSVVLWLGDDHPGALLELLQEFAVRGVNLMLIQSRPTGAGIGNYCFAVDAEGHISDRRVGEALMGLKRNCPKVRFLGSYPRAGVAVGDVSALRRGTSDGDFTAASDWLARAQDGRA from the coding sequence ATGTCCGCCACCCGGTTCACGTATCTCGGTCCCGAAGGCACCTTCACAGAGGCCGCGCTGCGTACGCTGCCTGAGGCCGCGACCCGGGAGCTCGTCCCGATGCTCTCGGTCCCGGCCGCGCTCGACGCCGTACGGAACGGGGAGGCCGCCGCCGCGCTCGTACCGATCGAGAACTCGGTCGAGGGCGGGGTGACCGCGACGCTGGACGAGCTGGCCTCCGGCGAGCCGCTGATGATCTACCGCGAGGTGCTGCTGCCGATCGCCTTCGCGCTGCTGGTGCGGCCCGGGACCAAGCTCTCGGAGATCAAGACGGTCACGGGTCATCCCGTGGCCCAGCCGCAGGTCAGGAACTGGCTGCGCGCGCACCTGCCCGATGCCCTGTGGGAGTCGGCCGCGTCGAACGCGGACGGGGCTCGGCTGGTCCAGGAGGGCCGGTTCGACGCCGCCTTCGCGGGCGAGTTCGCGGCGGTGACCTACGGTCTGGAGCCGCTGGTCAAGGAGATCCACGACGCGGAGAACGCCGAGACGCGGTTCGTGCTCGTGGGCCGGCCGGCCCGCCCGGCGGCTCCGACCGGCGCGGACAAGACCTCGGTGGTGCTGTGGCTGGGTGACGATCATCCGGGTGCCCTCCTCGAACTGCTCCAGGAATTCGCGGTGCGCGGGGTGAACCTGATGCTGATCCAGTCCCGGCCCACGGGAGCGGGGATCGGGAACTACTGCTTCGCCGTGGACGCCGAGGGCCATATCTCGGACCGCCGGGTGGGCGAGGCGCTGATGGGGCTCAAGCGGAACTGCCCCAAGGTGCGCTTCCTCGGCTCGTACCCGCGGGCGGGCGTCGCGGTGGGGGACGTGTCGGCGCTGCGGCGCGGGACGTCGGACGGGGACTTCACGGCGGCCTCCGACTGGCTGGCGAGGGCCCAGGACGGTCGGGCCTGA
- the lpdA gene encoding dihydrolipoyl dehydrogenase, whose protein sequence is MSDRFDVVVLGAGPGGYVAAIRAAQLGKRVAVVEEKYWGGVCLNVGCIPTKALLRNAELAHIFNHEAKTFGIKVDGSVTFDYGDAFRRSRSVADGRVKGVHFLMKKNGITEFDGRGTFLDANTLQVAKADGTSETITFDNCIIATGATPRLLPGTARSERVVSYEEQILAEDAPQSIVIAGAGAIGIEFAYVLNNYGTKVTIVEFLDRIAPLEDEEVSKELAKQYRKLGIDVLTSTRVEAIDESGPQVRVTVTGKDGAQKVLEADKVLQAIGFAPNVTGYGLEATGVALTERGAIDVDGRCRTSVPHIYAIGDVTAKLMLAHTAEAMGVIAAETIGDAETMELDYPMIPRATYCQPQIASFGWTEAQAREKGFDVKVAKFPFVANGKAHGLGDATGFVKIIADGTHGEIIGAHLIGPDVTELLPELTLAQQWDLTVHEVARNVHAHPTLGEAVKEAIHGIAGHMINF, encoded by the coding sequence ATGTCAGACCGCTTCGACGTCGTCGTACTCGGAGCTGGCCCCGGCGGCTACGTCGCCGCCATCCGCGCCGCCCAGCTGGGCAAGCGGGTCGCGGTCGTCGAGGAGAAGTACTGGGGCGGTGTCTGCCTGAACGTCGGCTGCATCCCCACCAAGGCGCTGCTGCGCAACGCCGAACTCGCCCACATCTTCAACCACGAGGCGAAGACCTTCGGCATCAAGGTCGACGGCAGTGTCACCTTCGACTACGGCGACGCCTTCCGCCGCAGCCGCTCGGTCGCGGACGGCCGGGTCAAGGGCGTCCACTTCCTCATGAAGAAGAACGGGATCACCGAGTTCGACGGCCGGGGCACCTTCCTCGACGCGAACACCCTCCAGGTGGCCAAGGCCGACGGCACCTCGGAGACGATCACCTTCGACAACTGCATCATCGCCACCGGCGCCACCCCGCGCCTGCTGCCGGGCACCGCCCGCAGTGAGCGCGTCGTGTCGTACGAGGAGCAGATCCTCGCCGAGGACGCCCCGCAGTCGATCGTCATCGCCGGCGCCGGCGCGATCGGCATCGAGTTCGCGTACGTGCTGAACAACTACGGCACCAAGGTCACCATCGTCGAGTTCCTCGACCGCATCGCCCCGCTGGAGGACGAAGAGGTCTCCAAGGAGCTGGCGAAGCAGTACCGCAAGCTCGGCATCGACGTCCTGACCTCCACCCGTGTCGAGGCCATCGACGAGTCCGGCCCGCAGGTCCGCGTCACCGTCACCGGCAAGGACGGGGCCCAGAAGGTCCTGGAGGCCGACAAGGTCCTTCAGGCCATCGGCTTCGCCCCGAACGTCACCGGCTACGGCCTGGAGGCCACCGGTGTCGCGCTGACCGAGCGCGGCGCGATCGACGTCGACGGCCGCTGCCGCACCTCCGTGCCGCACATCTACGCCATCGGTGACGTGACCGCGAAGCTGATGCTCGCGCACACGGCCGAGGCCATGGGCGTCATCGCGGCCGAGACCATCGGGGACGCCGAGACGATGGAGCTCGACTACCCGATGATCCCGCGCGCGACCTACTGCCAGCCGCAGATCGCCAGCTTCGGCTGGACCGAGGCGCAGGCCCGCGAGAAGGGCTTCGACGTCAAGGTCGCCAAGTTCCCGTTCGTCGCGAACGGCAAGGCACACGGCCTCGGCGACGCCACGGGCTTCGTCAAGATCATCGCCGACGGGACGCACGGCGAGATCATCGGCGCCCACCTGATCGGCCCCGACGTCACCGAGCTGCTGCCCGAGCTGACGCTGGCCCAGCAGTGGGACCTCACGGTCCACGAGGTCGCGCGGAACGTCCACGCGCACCCGACGCTGGGCGAGGCCGTGAAGGAAGCGATCCACGGCATTGCCGGACACATGATCAATTTCTAA
- a CDS encoding HAD family hydrolase, giving the protein MSPFPYRLVATDLDGTLLRADESVSGRTRDALAAVTEAGAAHIVVTGRAVPWTRHILDDLGYEGIAVCGQGAQVYHAGEHRLLTSLTLDRQLAGLALSKIEAEIGPLALAASRDGLEGEVLMGPGYQVHEGRLPYVPYEDPAELWAAPLTKLYVQHPELSDDELTRIARETVGGLVDVVMAGPGIVEILPLGLSKATGLSLAARRLGVKAAETIAFGDMPNDIPMFAWAAHGVAMGNAHEELQAVADEVTSSNEEDGIAVVLERLLSA; this is encoded by the coding sequence GTGAGCCCCTTCCCCTACCGCCTGGTGGCGACGGACCTCGACGGCACGCTGCTGCGCGCCGACGAGTCCGTCTCCGGCCGCACGCGGGACGCGCTCGCCGCCGTGACCGAGGCGGGCGCCGCGCACATCGTCGTCACCGGCCGGGCGGTTCCCTGGACGCGGCACATCCTCGACGACCTCGGCTACGAGGGGATCGCGGTGTGCGGGCAGGGCGCGCAGGTCTACCACGCCGGTGAGCACCGGCTGCTGACCTCGCTCACCCTGGACCGGCAGCTCGCCGGGCTCGCGCTCTCCAAGATCGAGGCGGAGATCGGCCCGCTGGCGCTGGCCGCCAGTCGCGACGGTCTGGAGGGCGAGGTCCTGATGGGCCCCGGCTACCAGGTCCACGAGGGGCGCCTGCCGTACGTCCCGTACGAGGACCCTGCGGAGCTGTGGGCGGCGCCGCTGACCAAGCTCTACGTCCAGCACCCGGAGCTGAGCGACGACGAGCTGACGCGGATCGCGCGCGAGACGGTCGGCGGGCTCGTGGACGTCGTCATGGCCGGGCCGGGGATCGTGGAGATCCTCCCGCTCGGTCTGAGCAAGGCGACGGGGCTCTCCCTGGCCGCGCGCCGGCTGGGCGTGAAGGCCGCGGAGACGATCGCCTTCGGCGACATGCCGAACGACATCCCGATGTTCGCCTGGGCGGCCCACGGTGTGGCGATGGGCAACGCGCATGAGGAACTGCAGGCGGTGGCGGACGAGGTGACCTCGTCGAACGAGGAGGACGGCATCGCGGTCGTCCTGGAGCGCCTGCTGAGCGCCTGA
- a CDS encoding FadR/GntR family transcriptional regulator: MALKAAGRTSLVDSVVEQLRAQLADGEWAVGDRIPTEHELAQQLGVGRNTVREAVRVLVHAGLLESRQGNGTFVRSTADPAAVLSGVRHAGAADVIELRIALEAEAARLAAVRRDTHDLVRLRAALTTLREEGDRDADADLAFHLAVVGATHNAAFVEVYRFFSAQVHEVLVEALGDREMPPVDMDTHEALAAAIEAGDPEEAERQARELLRVPMEAVVALTDEQKRSGSAGKTGESR; this comes from the coding sequence ATGGCGCTCAAGGCGGCGGGGCGGACCTCGCTGGTGGACTCCGTCGTGGAACAGCTGCGTGCGCAGCTCGCGGACGGGGAGTGGGCGGTCGGCGACCGCATCCCCACCGAGCACGAGCTCGCCCAGCAGCTCGGCGTGGGCCGCAACACCGTCCGCGAGGCGGTCCGGGTCCTCGTCCACGCCGGTCTCCTGGAGTCCCGGCAGGGCAACGGCACCTTCGTCAGGTCGACCGCCGATCCTGCCGCCGTGCTGTCCGGGGTGCGCCACGCGGGCGCGGCGGACGTGATCGAGCTGCGGATCGCCCTGGAGGCGGAGGCCGCCCGGCTCGCGGCGGTGCGCCGGGACACCCACGACCTGGTGCGGCTGCGGGCGGCCCTCACCACCCTGCGAGAGGAGGGTGACCGGGACGCGGACGCGGACCTCGCCTTCCACCTGGCGGTCGTGGGCGCGACGCACAACGCGGCCTTCGTCGAGGTGTACCGCTTCTTCTCGGCGCAGGTGCACGAGGTGCTGGTGGAGGCGCTCGGCGACCGGGAGATGCCGCCGGTCGACATGGACACCCACGAGGCCCTGGCGGCGGCGATCGAGGCGGGCGACCCGGAGGAGGCGGAGCGTCAGGCGCGGGAGCTGCTGCGGGTGCCGATGGAGGCGGTCGTGGCGCTGACGGACGAACAGAAGCGGTCGGGGAGCGCGGGGAAGACGGGGGAGAGCCGGTGA
- a CDS encoding rhomboid-like protein, producing MPNRESPDSDASPGGEPSRPIRSWVRSSPGTHVWLLVIAITSLVIALSPDGLESYLLHRNSSNLHQLAHHPARALLGSAFWIEDPADLLLYAVLFELFHAPVERWLGTPKWLFTVATAHIAATLISQQVVLDAIRDHDVPRSMAHVVDIGVSYGLAASVGILTYRLPRPWRWFYLAGAVAFFLVPLVAGRTYTDLGHAISLAIGLACYPLTRGKPVAPEQRTGAH from the coding sequence GTGCCGAATAGAGAATCCCCGGACAGCGACGCCTCTCCGGGTGGCGAACCATCCCGACCGATCAGGTCGTGGGTGCGTTCGTCACCCGGTACGCATGTCTGGCTGCTGGTCATCGCGATCACGAGCCTCGTCATCGCGCTCTCGCCCGACGGCCTGGAGAGCTATCTCCTCCACCGCAACAGCAGCAACCTCCACCAGCTCGCGCACCACCCGGCGCGGGCTCTGCTCGGCAGCGCGTTCTGGATCGAGGACCCGGCGGACCTGCTGCTCTACGCGGTCCTCTTCGAGCTCTTCCACGCCCCGGTGGAGCGGTGGCTCGGCACGCCGAAGTGGCTCTTCACCGTGGCCACGGCGCACATCGCGGCGACCCTCATCAGCCAGCAGGTCGTCCTGGACGCCATCCGCGACCACGACGTGCCGCGCAGCATGGCGCACGTCGTCGACATCGGGGTCAGCTACGGGCTCGCCGCCTCCGTGGGCATCCTGACCTACCGGCTGCCCCGGCCCTGGCGCTGGTTCTACCTCGCGGGAGCCGTCGCCTTCTTCCTCGTGCCGCTGGTGGCCGGCCGCACGTACACCGATCTCGGCCACGCGATCTCCCTGGCGATCGGGCTCGCCTGCTATCCGCTGACCCGAGGAAAACCAGTCGCTCCCGAACAGCGCACCGGCGCACACTAG
- the serS gene encoding serine--tRNA ligase, with product MIDLRLLREDPDRVRASQRARGEDVALVDALLSADERRRSSGVRFDELRSEQKALGKLIPRATPEERTELLQKAEQLKTDVKAAEAEQNEADETAKRLLLQLGNIVHTDVPVGGEEDFVVLETHGTIRDFAAEGFEPKDHLELGEALGAIDVERGAKVSGSRFYYLTGVGALLELALVNAAIAQATEAGFIPMLTPALVRPRAMEGTGFLGQAAENVYHLENDDLYLVGTSEVPLAAYHMDEIIDADKLPLRYAGFSPCFRREAGTYGKDTRGIFRVHQFDKVEMFSYVAPEDAENEHKRLLDWEKQWLTALDLPFQVIDVATGDLGASASRKFDCEAWIPTQGKYRELTSASNCNSFQARRLSVRMRDEQGGKKTVQPLATLNGTLCAVPRTIVAILENHQLPDGSVRVPEILRPYLGGREVLEPIAK from the coding sequence GTGATTGACCTTCGCCTGCTCCGTGAGGACCCCGACCGTGTTCGCGCCTCCCAGCGCGCCCGTGGAGAGGACGTCGCGCTCGTCGACGCCCTGCTCTCCGCCGATGAGCGGCGCAGGTCGTCCGGCGTCCGCTTCGACGAGCTCCGATCCGAGCAGAAGGCGCTCGGAAAGCTGATCCCCAGGGCCACGCCCGAGGAGCGCACCGAGCTCCTGCAGAAGGCCGAGCAGCTCAAGACTGACGTCAAGGCCGCCGAGGCCGAACAGAACGAGGCCGACGAGACGGCCAAGCGGCTCCTGCTCCAGCTCGGGAACATCGTCCACACGGACGTCCCGGTCGGCGGCGAGGAGGACTTCGTCGTCCTGGAGACGCACGGCACCATCCGCGACTTCGCGGCCGAGGGCTTCGAGCCCAAGGACCACCTGGAGCTCGGCGAAGCGCTCGGCGCCATCGACGTCGAGCGTGGCGCCAAGGTCTCCGGCTCGCGCTTCTACTACCTGACCGGCGTGGGCGCCCTCCTGGAGCTCGCCCTGGTCAACGCGGCGATCGCCCAGGCCACCGAGGCCGGCTTCATCCCGATGCTGACCCCGGCGCTGGTCCGCCCGCGCGCCATGGAGGGCACCGGCTTCCTCGGCCAGGCCGCGGAGAACGTGTACCACCTGGAGAACGACGACCTCTACCTGGTCGGCACCTCCGAGGTCCCGCTCGCCGCGTACCACATGGACGAGATCATCGACGCGGACAAGCTGCCGCTGCGCTACGCCGGCTTCTCCCCGTGCTTCCGCCGCGAGGCCGGCACGTACGGCAAGGACACCCGCGGCATCTTCCGCGTCCACCAGTTCGACAAGGTCGAGATGTTCTCGTACGTCGCGCCCGAGGACGCGGAGAACGAGCACAAGCGGCTCCTGGACTGGGAGAAGCAGTGGCTGACCGCTCTGGATCTGCCGTTCCAGGTCATCGACGTCGCCACCGGTGACCTCGGCGCCTCCGCCTCCCGCAAGTTCGACTGCGAGGCGTGGATCCCGACCCAGGGCAAGTACCGCGAGCTGACCTCCGCCTCGAACTGCAACAGCTTCCAGGCCCGCCGCCTCTCCGTCCGCATGCGCGACGAGCAGGGCGGCAAGAAGACCGTGCAGCCGCTGGCCACCCTGAACGGCACGCTGTGCGCCGTACCGCGCACGATCGTGGCGATCCTGGAGAACCACCAGCTGCCCGACGGCTCGGTGCGCGTGCCCGAGATCCTGCGGCCGTACCTGGGCGGGCGCGAGGTCCTGGAGCCGATCGCCAAGTGA